From the genome of Winogradskyella forsetii, one region includes:
- a CDS encoding ATP-grasp domain-containing protein has protein sequence MPKKPLNFLCISTYFKGEDFLKSCKAEGNNVYLLTKKKLDQEPWPWDFITDTFYVEEWNQSDVVKGIAYKFRTIKFDRFVALDDFDVEKVALLREHFRMPGMGRTTAHYFRDKLAMRVKAKEEGVNVPEFTDLFNNETINSYADDVSPPWLIKPRMEASATGIKKIHSKDELWQIVNELGDERDNYLVEKFAPGDVFHVDGLNVNGQVKFARVSKYLDTPFEVAHGGGIFRSASSEIGSKVEKGLQKMNAQVMKAFGMQFGASHTEFIQSKATGELFFLETSSRVGGANLAEMVEAASGINLWAEWARIEGANLRKKAYKLPKTNNQYAGIVVSLSRFEHPDTSSFTDEEIVWRMNKAWHIGLIVASDSSERVLELLDQYTKRIGEEFHASLPAPDKSL, from the coding sequence ATGCCTAAAAAACCATTAAATTTCCTCTGCATTTCTACCTATTTCAAAGGTGAAGATTTTCTTAAAAGCTGTAAAGCAGAAGGCAATAATGTCTATCTACTAACAAAGAAAAAACTCGACCAAGAACCTTGGCCATGGGACTTTATTACCGATACGTTTTATGTTGAGGAATGGAATCAAAGTGATGTTGTAAAAGGTATTGCCTATAAATTTCGCACTATAAAATTTGATCGTTTTGTGGCGCTCGATGATTTCGATGTGGAAAAAGTAGCATTGCTTCGTGAACACTTTAGAATGCCAGGCATGGGAAGAACCACAGCGCACTATTTTAGGGATAAACTCGCTATGCGCGTAAAAGCAAAAGAAGAAGGTGTCAATGTTCCAGAATTTACAGACTTATTCAACAACGAGACTATCAACTCTTACGCTGATGACGTGAGTCCACCTTGGCTGATAAAACCAAGAATGGAAGCTTCTGCAACAGGAATTAAAAAAATTCATAGCAAGGATGAATTATGGCAAATCGTCAATGAATTAGGCGATGAACGCGATAATTATTTAGTCGAGAAATTTGCACCTGGCGATGTGTTTCATGTGGATGGTTTAAATGTCAACGGACAAGTTAAATTTGCCAGAGTCAGTAAGTACTTGGATACACCTTTCGAAGTCGCTCATGGAGGTGGCATTTTTAGATCTGCAAGTTCAGAAATTGGTTCGAAAGTAGAGAAAGGTTTACAAAAAATGAACGCACAGGTAATGAAAGCTTTTGGGATGCAGTTTGGAGCCTCACATACTGAATTCATTCAATCTAAAGCCACAGGCGAATTGTTCTTTTTAGAAACCTCTTCTCGTGTTGGTGGTGCTAATTTAGCCGAAATGGTAGAAGCCGCTTCTGGAATAAATCTCTGGGCAGAATGGGCAAGAATTGAAGGTGCTAACCTTAGAAAAAAAGCTTATAAGCTTCCAAAAACAAACAACCAATACGCAGGAATCGTAGTGTCTTTGAGTCGCTTTGAGCATCCTGATACTTCAAGTTTTACAGATGAAGAAATTGTTTGGCGAATGAACAAAGCTTGGCATATTGGTTTGATTGTAGCTTCTGACTCTAGTGAGCGCGTCTTAGAGTTGCTCGATCAATATACAAAACGTATTGGAGAAGAATTTCATGCGAGTTTGCCTGCTCCTGATAAGTCGCTGTAA
- a CDS encoding alpha/beta hydrolase, which produces MTVTEFEPIIEVLEEAYEIPHLNATRKISALLPHEYYQTEKRYPVLYLQDGQNLFNPMAPFGDWAIDKSMAKLAEEGFGDLIIIAVDHGNEERINEYLPYYHPRFGEGKGNFYIQFMIEKLIPYINSHYRTLTDFDNTGIGGSSMGGLISLHAGLKNPKVFGKMMIFSPSLWISKTIFNNTKTFQPLEESKIYLYSGGKESIEHLPNAQKLGAIIKERMVKGYHIDFHFSINEEGSHAEEHWREEFPKAVKWLYF; this is translated from the coding sequence ATGACAGTGACGGAGTTCGAACCTATTATTGAAGTGCTGGAAGAAGCCTACGAAATTCCACATCTTAATGCCACCCGAAAAATTTCGGCATTATTACCACACGAATATTACCAAACCGAAAAGCGCTATCCTGTACTCTATTTGCAAGACGGCCAAAACTTATTTAACCCAATGGCGCCGTTTGGAGATTGGGCCATTGATAAATCCATGGCCAAATTGGCCGAAGAAGGTTTTGGAGATCTCATAATTATTGCCGTAGATCATGGCAATGAAGAACGCATCAATGAATATTTGCCGTATTATCATCCAAGATTTGGAGAAGGAAAAGGTAATTTTTATATTCAATTTATGATTGAAAAATTAATTCCATACATCAACAGCCACTACCGAACCTTGACCGATTTTGACAATACCGGAATTGGAGGAAGCTCAATGGGAGGACTGATTAGTCTACACGCAGGACTGAAAAACCCCAAAGTTTTTGGTAAAATGATGATTTTTTCTCCCAGTTTATGGATTTCGAAAACGATTTTCAACAATACAAAAACCTTTCAACCGCTTGAAGAATCGAAGATTTATCTCTATTCTGGAGGAAAGGAAAGTATTGAGCATTTACCTAATGCGCAAAAACTTGGCGCAATAATTAAAGAACGTATGGTAAAAGGTTATCATATTGATTTTCATTTCTCCATTAACGAAGAAGGCAGCCATGCTGAAGAACATTGGCGCGAAGAATTCCCGAAAGCCGTAAAATGGCTCTATTTTTAA
- a CDS encoding leucyl aminopeptidase family protein, which translates to MTYKHTKTLDTSKDFILPCRKDSLQAIKDFLPIAKPDFDGSFSTHQLLYGSQGNRIYLIGLGEEKHSAQLEKTFQKLAFDTQKYWNKSIQVYAEDLTEDEVRKAVIGLEMAQYEIGEFKSKKDKQHKITVSFSSTKSVKKILDEGKYTGETINKIKGLVDAPPNIKTPEFLGNWAEKSAKDAKYKCTVLKYKELKKQGFEAVLSVGKGSVNKPVVIINEYNGKTSKKVDIALVGKGITFDSGGLSIKPSTNLHYMKSDMGGAAVVLGVVELIAKLKLKINIVGIVCSAENAVDAESYRPGDVINSYSGKTIEIIDTDAEGRLVLADGLSYAVKNLKPDYLIDLATLTGSVVRTLGYEAAGMFTHNEAMAKTMSDIGYKVHERVWQLPMFEEYKSDLHSDIADLRNFSGKPLTGATNAAQFLESFTEDHENWMHLDIAGVSFGSSPYAKMKSASGYGIQLITEFIKEKALK; encoded by the coding sequence ATGACATACAAACACACTAAAACTTTAGATACTTCAAAAGATTTTATTCTACCCTGTAGAAAGGATAGTCTGCAAGCGATAAAAGATTTTCTTCCTATAGCAAAACCAGATTTTGATGGTAGTTTCTCAACGCATCAATTACTTTATGGTAGCCAAGGTAACAGAATATACCTCATAGGATTAGGAGAAGAAAAACACAGTGCTCAATTAGAGAAGACATTTCAAAAATTGGCCTTTGACACCCAGAAATATTGGAATAAATCGATACAAGTTTATGCTGAGGATTTAACAGAAGATGAAGTGAGAAAAGCGGTCATTGGATTAGAAATGGCGCAATATGAAATTGGAGAATTCAAATCGAAAAAAGATAAACAACATAAAATAACCGTATCATTTTCTTCAACCAAAAGCGTTAAGAAAATTTTAGACGAAGGTAAATACACAGGAGAAACCATCAACAAAATCAAAGGCTTGGTTGATGCACCACCAAATATCAAAACCCCTGAATTTTTGGGGAATTGGGCTGAAAAATCGGCTAAAGATGCCAAGTATAAATGTACCGTTCTCAAATATAAAGAACTTAAAAAACAAGGTTTTGAAGCGGTTCTATCCGTTGGAAAAGGTAGCGTGAACAAACCTGTAGTTATCATTAACGAATACAATGGTAAAACCAGTAAAAAAGTGGATATTGCTTTAGTTGGTAAGGGCATAACATTCGATTCTGGTGGATTATCCATCAAACCTTCCACCAACTTACATTACATGAAAAGTGATATGGGAGGTGCAGCCGTAGTTTTGGGTGTTGTGGAATTGATTGCCAAATTAAAACTAAAAATCAATATTGTTGGCATTGTCTGCTCAGCCGAAAATGCAGTAGATGCAGAAAGTTACCGACCTGGAGATGTTATTAATTCCTACTCTGGCAAAACCATAGAAATCATTGATACTGATGCCGAAGGCCGTTTGGTTTTAGCCGATGGTTTAAGTTATGCGGTGAAAAATTTAAAACCAGACTATCTAATTGATTTAGCAACCTTAACAGGAAGCGTCGTAAGAACCTTAGGTTATGAAGCCGCAGGAATGTTTACACATAATGAAGCTATGGCAAAAACCATGTCTGACATCGGCTACAAAGTACACGAACGCGTTTGGCAACTACCGATGTTCGAGGAATACAAAAGCGACTTACATAGCGATATCGCCGATTTAAGGAATTTTAGTGGTAAACCATTAACTGGAGCCACAAATGCAGCCCAATTTTTAGAATCTTTTACCGAAGACCATGAAAATTGGATGCATTTGGATATTGCAGGTGTGTCTTTTGGAAGTTCGCCTTATGCAAAGATGAAAAGTGCTTCGGGTTATGGCATACAGTTGATTACTGAATTTATTAAAGAAAAAGCTTTGAAGTAA
- a CDS encoding DUF3999 family protein has protein sequence MMLKTKLLAGFLIGFTVFCSAQMETYNFKRELTNVNDEWHQLTLPNTLFGKLNSDLNDLRIYGTTENDTIEAPYFLEVLSDKIVHKSIPFKIINKTKSDNNYYFTFQLDSENTINQINLNFNDTNFDWKVGLEGSQNQKEWFKILEDYRILAIKNEATNFKFTTLEFPETKYRFYRLIIKHNEQPELESAQLSKHEITKGNSVKYLIKSLKTKEDKQLKTTTINAELELPIALSQIEIDVSNSFDYYRPLKIEYRSDSTKTEKGWKYHYKTITSGTLNSLEANRFKFGNTIAKHLKITIYNSDNQPLTISDVTAKGYEYRLIGRFTEPADYTLVYGNPSAIQPNYDINKFKSKIPNDLKPLKVGAEEVILKPEQQKVTPLFENGYWLWAIIGVVILVLGGFTLRMLRKG, from the coding sequence ATGATGCTAAAGACTAAACTACTTGCAGGTTTTCTAATAGGATTTACGGTTTTTTGTTCGGCACAAATGGAAACCTATAATTTCAAAAGGGAATTAACTAATGTGAATGATGAATGGCATCAACTCACGTTGCCGAATACCTTATTTGGAAAGCTGAATTCGGATTTAAATGACCTCAGAATATATGGCACCACAGAAAATGATACTATAGAAGCGCCATACTTTCTTGAAGTACTGTCAGATAAAATAGTACATAAATCCATTCCTTTTAAAATCATCAATAAAACGAAAAGTGACAATAACTATTATTTTACATTTCAGTTAGATTCTGAAAATACGATTAACCAAATAAACTTAAATTTCAATGACACTAATTTTGATTGGAAAGTGGGTTTAGAAGGCAGCCAAAACCAAAAAGAATGGTTTAAGATACTTGAAGATTATAGAATCTTGGCCATTAAAAATGAAGCGACCAATTTTAAATTTACAACCCTTGAGTTTCCTGAAACGAAATATCGTTTTTATAGATTAATAATCAAACACAATGAACAACCGGAATTAGAATCTGCTCAACTTTCCAAGCACGAAATCACAAAGGGAAATTCCGTGAAATACCTTATTAAATCACTTAAAACGAAAGAAGATAAACAGTTAAAAACGACCACAATAAATGCAGAATTAGAGTTGCCAATAGCGCTGAGTCAAATAGAAATTGATGTGAGCAACAGTTTTGATTATTACAGACCTCTAAAAATTGAATATCGCAGCGATAGCACAAAAACTGAAAAAGGATGGAAATACCATTACAAAACAATAACAAGTGGCACATTAAATTCTTTGGAAGCCAATCGGTTTAAATTTGGAAACACGATTGCCAAACACCTAAAAATCACGATTTATAATAGCGATAACCAACCCTTGACCATTTCAGATGTTACTGCCAAAGGTTATGAATATAGGCTAATTGGTCGATTTACAGAACCAGCAGATTATACGCTGGTTTATGGAAATCCATCCGCAATACAGCCTAATTATGATATCAATAAGTTTAAATCTAAAATACCTAATGATTTAAAGCCTTTAAAAGTAGGAGCAGAGGAAGTTATCTTAAAGCCAGAGCAGCAAAAGGTAACACCACTTTTTGAAAATGGGTATTGGCTTTGGGCAATTATTGGTGTGGTAATTTTAGTGTTGGGAGGTTTTACGCTAAGGATGTTGCGGAAGGGTTAA
- a CDS encoding esterase family protein, whose amino-acid sequence MKEEHFKWYSPTLSKDIEMLVFGHAGYPVILFPTTMGKHNECRDMGLVESVRWFAEQGLVQIYCPDSINELSWYNKNIHPADRAKNHAWFDEFIMNEVVNKICEEKRMHKVAVAGPSFGGYQAANFAFRHPDRVSHMFSMSGSFDIKSFVDGHYDDNVFFNNPVDFLPGANHPDLWNMKIVLGVGEWDICLDANKRLAGILTEKNIPFWYDEHKWAEHDWPLWNRMFPHYLSKL is encoded by the coding sequence TTGAAGGAAGAACATTTTAAATGGTACTCACCAACTTTAAGTAAGGATATAGAAATGCTAGTTTTCGGACATGCTGGTTATCCTGTAATTTTATTTCCTACAACCATGGGGAAACATAATGAGTGTCGGGATATGGGACTTGTGGAATCTGTGCGTTGGTTTGCAGAGCAAGGTTTGGTCCAAATTTATTGTCCTGATAGTATCAATGAATTGAGTTGGTATAATAAGAATATTCATCCTGCAGATCGCGCGAAAAATCACGCTTGGTTCGATGAGTTTATTATGAATGAAGTGGTCAATAAAATATGTGAAGAAAAAAGAATGCATAAAGTCGCTGTCGCCGGACCTAGTTTTGGTGGATACCAAGCGGCTAATTTTGCCTTTAGACATCCAGATCGTGTGAGCCATATGTTTAGCATGAGTGGATCATTCGATATTAAATCTTTTGTTGATGGTCATTATGATGACAATGTGTTTTTTAATAATCCCGTGGATTTTTTACCAGGAGCGAATCATCCAGATTTATGGAACATGAAAATTGTACTAGGCGTAGGGGAATGGGATATTTGTTTAGATGCCAATAAGCGATTGGCTGGGATATTAACAGAAAAAAACATACCTTTCTGGTATGATGAACATAAATGGGCTGAACACGATTGGCCCTTATGGAACAGAATGTTTCCACATTATTTATCAAAATTATAA
- a CDS encoding DUF2339 domain-containing protein: MASNHELINKLIEKLELLFKKQAEFSAEINSLKEELYRLQSAASKDQQNEIGKELITEPLPIEEKEHPIEPEVKTQSGIDESIAPKSEPILETEGEIESNKAQTRNYTQEVPKQKSSLEKFIGENILNKIGIIITIIGVAIGAKYSIENDLISPLTRIILGYLTAIGLLGFGIKLKEKYESYSAVLTSGAIVILYFITFFAYSFYGLIPQSVAFALMVIFTAFTVVAAISYNRQIIAHIGLVGAYAVPFLLSNDSGRADILFGYMAIINIGILIISFKKYWKSLYYSAFIFTWLIFMSWYFIDYSPEEHFGLALTFLTVFFLIFYITFIAYKLLKKEAFNSGDVVLLLINSFVFYGLGYAILNDNKTGSQLLGLFTLGNAVIHFIVSVLFYKMKLGDKKLFYLASAMVLVFITITIPVQLNGNWVTLLWVSEAALLFWLGRTKGISVYEKLSYPLMLLAFLSILQDWSNAYSFYYGLTTENEMTSIFNVHFLTSLLFLAAFGFIVWLSRKETYVSAFKPDSNWNKLWSYIIPSILIFSAYYAFRLEIELYWDQLFYTSKIEITSEDNYNNAIRNYDLRDFKTIWILNYSLLFMAALAYVSFKFIKNKALEVITIGLAVATIVMFLAQGLYAISELRESYLNPSEYFVKASVYLWIRYVSFIFLALALFTCYKFIKREGITRGFKIAYDILLHVSIIWVLSSELIHWMDLFDSAQSYKLGLSILWGVYSFLLIAFGIWKDKAYLRIGGMIFFGITLIKLFFYDIVHLNTISKTIVFVSLGVLLLIISFLYNKYKNQITDDAKD; this comes from the coding sequence ATGGCATCAAATCATGAGCTTATAAATAAATTAATTGAAAAATTAGAACTTCTTTTTAAAAAGCAAGCCGAGTTTTCTGCTGAAATTAATAGTCTTAAAGAGGAATTGTACCGGTTGCAATCTGCAGCATCAAAAGATCAACAGAATGAAATAGGGAAGGAACTAATTACAGAACCGTTGCCAATAGAAGAAAAAGAACATCCTATTGAACCTGAGGTGAAAACCCAATCTGGAATTGATGAATCCATTGCACCAAAATCAGAACCGATATTGGAAACCGAAGGTGAAATTGAGTCCAACAAAGCTCAAACACGAAATTATACTCAGGAAGTTCCAAAACAAAAATCGAGTTTAGAGAAATTTATAGGTGAAAACATTCTGAATAAAATCGGCATTATCATTACGATTATAGGTGTGGCTATTGGTGCAAAATATTCCATTGAAAACGATTTAATAAGTCCCTTGACCCGAATTATCCTTGGGTATTTAACCGCTATTGGCTTACTTGGTTTTGGTATTAAACTCAAGGAAAAATACGAATCTTACAGTGCTGTTTTAACAAGTGGCGCTATCGTAATTTTATACTTTATCACGTTTTTTGCCTATAGTTTTTACGGGCTAATTCCGCAATCGGTCGCCTTTGCTCTTATGGTGATTTTTACGGCATTTACTGTGGTTGCAGCTATAAGTTATAACCGACAGATCATTGCGCATATTGGTTTGGTGGGTGCTTATGCGGTGCCTTTTTTATTGAGTAATGATTCTGGTCGCGCAGACATATTATTTGGTTATATGGCGATTATTAACATTGGAATTTTAATTATTTCGTTCAAAAAATATTGGAAATCACTTTACTATTCAGCCTTTATATTTACATGGCTTATTTTTATGTCTTGGTACTTTATTGACTATAGTCCAGAAGAACATTTTGGACTAGCTTTAACGTTTCTAACTGTATTTTTCCTCATATTTTATATCACATTTATAGCATACAAACTCCTAAAAAAAGAAGCCTTCAATTCTGGAGATGTGGTTTTGTTATTGATCAATTCCTTCGTGTTTTATGGGTTAGGTTATGCGATCTTAAATGATAACAAAACGGGTTCACAATTATTAGGTCTATTTACATTGGGCAATGCGGTTATTCATTTTATAGTCAGTGTGTTGTTTTATAAGATGAAACTAGGCGATAAAAAGTTGTTTTATTTAGCGTCTGCCATGGTTTTAGTGTTTATTACAATAACAATTCCTGTGCAATTAAATGGTAATTGGGTCACCTTATTATGGGTAAGTGAAGCTGCTTTGTTATTTTGGTTAGGCCGAACAAAAGGCATTTCGGTTTACGAAAAACTATCGTATCCATTAATGCTATTGGCGTTTTTAAGTATTTTACAAGATTGGTCTAATGCTTATAGTTTTTATTATGGTTTGACAACTGAAAATGAAATGACGTCAATTTTTAATGTTCATTTTTTAACCTCTTTATTATTTCTGGCCGCATTTGGATTCATTGTGTGGCTTTCTAGAAAAGAAACTTATGTTTCGGCATTTAAACCCGATTCTAATTGGAACAAATTATGGTCTTATATAATACCTTCCATATTGATATTTAGTGCTTATTATGCATTTAGGCTAGAAATTGAATTGTATTGGGATCAATTATTTTACACTTCCAAAATTGAAATAACTTCAGAAGATAATTACAATAACGCCATCAGAAATTATGATTTGAGGGATTTTAAAACGATTTGGATTCTTAATTATTCGTTATTGTTTATGGCAGCCTTGGCTTATGTGAGTTTTAAATTCATCAAAAACAAAGCTCTAGAAGTAATAACAATAGGTCTTGCGGTGGCTACAATAGTAATGTTTTTAGCGCAAGGACTTTATGCCATAAGTGAGTTACGGGAAAGCTATTTAAATCCTTCTGAATATTTTGTCAAGGCTAGCGTTTATTTATGGATACGCTATGTGTCGTTTATCTTTTTGGCTTTGGCATTATTTACCTGTTATAAGTTTATTAAGCGTGAAGGCATAACGAGAGGTTTCAAGATTGCGTATGATATTTTATTACACGTTTCCATTATCTGGGTGTTAAGTAGCGAGCTGATTCATTGGATGGATCTATTTGATTCAGCACAATCTTACAAATTAGGATTGAGCATACTTTGGGGTGTGTATTCCTTCCTTTTAATCGCTTTTGGTATTTGGAAAGATAAAGCCTATTTGCGCATTGGAGGTATGATTTTCTTTGGGATTACCTTAATAAAGCTGTTCTTTTACGATATTGTACATCTGAATACCATTTCAAAAACCATCGTGTTTGTATCGCTTGGTGTGCTGCTTTTAATCATTTCATTTTTATACAACAAATACAAAAACCAGATTACAGATGATGCTAAAGACTAA
- a CDS encoding type 1 glutamine amidotransferase, which yields MKTEKLKLAILDMNNDEPNQGLRCIAEIAHVFTDDVSIQIFNVRAKQELPDTSFDIYISSGGPGSPLEEGEWRKPYLQLMQNLWDINKTNAEQKKHVFFICYSFQVICDYFQLGAIKPRRSTSFGILKVHQTKKGHNDLIFEGLNDPFYAVDSRDWQLIQPKLTVFKKQGATILSLEKIRTHVELERAIMAVRFSEEFVGTQFHPEAEPVSMEAYFNREENKKKVIDSFGKEKYAQMMDRIDDPDKVALTYKTILPKFIQNAIIKNKQPVMS from the coding sequence ATGAAAACAGAAAAATTAAAACTAGCAATTTTAGACATGAACAATGACGAGCCCAACCAAGGGTTGCGTTGTATAGCAGAAATTGCGCATGTGTTTACTGATGACGTTAGTATCCAAATCTTCAACGTCAGGGCAAAACAAGAATTACCAGATACGTCATTCGATATTTATATTTCGAGTGGTGGACCAGGAAGTCCATTGGAAGAAGGCGAATGGAGAAAACCCTATTTACAGTTGATGCAGAACCTTTGGGATATTAATAAAACTAATGCAGAACAAAAAAAGCATGTTTTTTTTATTTGTTATTCGTTTCAGGTGATTTGCGATTATTTTCAACTGGGAGCAATTAAACCAAGACGAAGTACGTCGTTCGGAATTTTAAAGGTTCATCAAACCAAAAAAGGTCATAATGATCTCATTTTTGAAGGCTTGAATGACCCGTTTTATGCTGTTGATTCTAGAGACTGGCAATTGATTCAACCAAAATTGACGGTATTTAAAAAACAGGGTGCTACCATTTTGAGTTTAGAAAAAATTAGGACACATGTAGAATTAGAACGTGCTATAATGGCCGTTCGTTTTTCTGAAGAATTTGTGGGAACCCAATTTCATCCTGAAGCAGAGCCAGTAAGTATGGAGGCCTATTTTAATAGGGAAGAAAACAAGAAAAAAGTGATTGATAGTTTTGGTAAAGAAAAGTATGCTCAGATGATGGACCGTATTGATGATCCGGATAAAGTTGCTTTGACTTACAAAACCATATTACCTAAGTTTATCCAGAATGCGATTATTAAAAATAAACAACCTGTAATGTCCTAA
- a CDS encoding carboxylate-amine ligase, whose translation MKFTLGIEEEYQIIDPVTRELISHDQQIVTEASKVMGDQCKAEMHQAVVEVGTNICEDITDAREQISHLRKSVSNIANDLGFKIGAAGTHPFSKWEHQLITPNPRYDEIITELQDTARSNLIFGLHVHVGMEDKEMAIHLVNAMRYFLPHLYALSTNSPFWEGRNTGFKSFRSKVFDKFPRTGIPGIFENYAHYENYVNLLVKTKCIDNPKKIWWDIRVHPFFPTLEVRICDIPLTVNETVCITAIIQALVAKLYDLRRHNLNFMNYHRALINENKWRASRYGIDGKMIDFGKQAEVETRLLMLELLDFIDDVVDDLGSRKEIEYLHQILKNGTGADRQLEIFKQTNDLTKVVDYVTEQTISGL comes from the coding sequence ATGAAGTTTACTTTAGGTATTGAAGAAGAGTACCAAATTATTGACCCTGTTACTCGCGAATTAATTTCACACGACCAGCAAATTGTAACAGAGGCGTCAAAAGTTATGGGCGATCAGTGCAAGGCAGAAATGCATCAGGCCGTTGTAGAAGTAGGTACAAATATTTGTGAGGATATTACGGATGCTCGAGAACAAATTTCACATTTGCGAAAATCAGTATCTAATATTGCGAATGATTTAGGATTTAAAATTGGTGCGGCAGGTACACATCCGTTTTCGAAATGGGAACACCAACTGATTACGCCGAACCCTCGTTATGATGAGATTATTACTGAACTTCAAGATACTGCACGTTCTAATTTAATTTTTGGATTACACGTACATGTTGGTATGGAGGATAAAGAAATGGCCATACATTTAGTAAATGCCATGCGTTATTTTTTACCGCATTTGTATGCGTTGTCAACTAATTCTCCGTTTTGGGAGGGAAGAAATACAGGTTTTAAATCATTTAGATCAAAGGTGTTTGATAAATTTCCTAGAACAGGTATTCCTGGAATTTTTGAAAACTATGCGCATTACGAGAATTACGTTAATCTTTTGGTTAAAACTAAATGTATTGATAACCCAAAGAAAATTTGGTGGGATATTAGAGTGCATCCCTTTTTCCCAACTTTAGAAGTCAGGATTTGTGACATACCATTAACCGTGAATGAAACCGTATGTATTACGGCAATAATTCAAGCATTGGTGGCTAAGTTATATGACTTAAGAAGGCACAATCTAAATTTCATGAATTATCACCGAGCGTTGATTAACGAAAATAAATGGCGAGCAAGCCGTTATGGAATTGATGGAAAAATGATTGATTTTGGAAAGCAAGCTGAAGTTGAAACCAGACTCTTAATGTTAGAGCTATTGGATTTTATTGATGATGTTGTGGATGACTTAGGCTCTCGTAAAGAAATTGAATATTTGCATCAAATACTTAAAAATGGTACAGGAGCAGACCGTCAATTAGAAATATTTAAGCAAACAAACGATCTTACCAAAGTTGTGGATTACGTTACTGAACAAACAATTTCCGGATTATAA
- a CDS encoding ABC transporter ATP-binding protein — MNKTVISAKQIKKAYKDLQVLKGVDLTILEGEVISIVGASGAGKTTLLQILGTLDKPDYTSDTELIINDQSIKTLNDKGLAKFRNKNIGFIFQFHQLLPEFTALENVCIPAFINNTPKTDAEKRAKELLDYLGLSERIHHKPNSMSGGEQQRVAVARALINNPNIIFADEPSGNLDSESADQLHNLFFKLRDEFNQTFVIVTHNQELAAMADRKLTMVDGKIVG; from the coding sequence ATGAATAAAACTGTTATTTCCGCAAAGCAAATCAAGAAAGCCTACAAAGACCTCCAAGTTTTGAAAGGGGTTGATTTAACCATTTTAGAGGGCGAAGTTATCTCAATTGTTGGGGCTTCTGGTGCTGGCAAAACTACGTTGCTTCAAATTTTAGGCACCTTAGATAAACCCGATTACACATCAGATACGGAACTGATTATAAACGACCAATCCATAAAAACGTTGAATGATAAAGGTTTGGCAAAATTCAGGAATAAGAACATTGGCTTTATTTTTCAATTTCATCAATTGTTACCAGAGTTTACAGCATTAGAAAATGTTTGCATTCCTGCTTTTATAAATAACACCCCAAAAACAGATGCCGAAAAACGTGCTAAAGAACTATTGGATTATTTAGGTTTAAGCGAACGCATTCATCACAAACCCAACAGCATGTCTGGTGGCGAACAACAACGTGTAGCTGTGGCAAGAGCTTTAATCAATAATCCCAATATTATTTTTGCTGATGAACCTTCTGGAAACTTAGACAGTGAATCTGCGGATCAGTTGCATAATTTATTCTTCAAATTAAGAGACGAGTTTAACCAAACCTTTGTAATTGTAACGCATAACCAAGAATTGGCGGCTATGGCAGACCGAAAGTTGACTATGGTTGATGGGAAGATTGTGGGTTGA